The following nucleotide sequence is from Drosophila takahashii strain IR98-3 E-12201 chromosome 3L, DtakHiC1v2, whole genome shotgun sequence.
TAAAGAGTGTTTAGTTATAAACttataagtttattttatttacagccCAAAACATAAGCTATGGAAAACCAGGAGCCACACAAAAAGAGATCGAGGCAGCTGCCACGCAGGCTGGAGCTCACGAATTCATCACAAATCTTCCAGAggttagaacaaaaaataatataaaatccacaaaaattaaaacacaatCTCAAATTTTCTAGAGCTATCGCAGTATGATTGGTGAGCGAGGCTCCCAACTCTCCGGAGGTCAAAAGCAACGCATAGCCATCGCCAGAGCTTTGATTCAGAACCCCAAAATCCTGCTGCTGGATGAGGCCACTTCGGCACTGGACTACCAATCCGAAAAGCAGGTTCAACAGGCCTTGGACTTGGCCAGTAAGGGACGTACAACCATCGTGGTCTCCCATCGATTGTCAGCCATTCGCGGTGCCGATAAGATCGTCTTCGTCCATGATGGTAAAGTTTTGGAGGAGGGTTCCCACGATGATCTAATGGCTCTTGAGGGCGcctattacaatatggttCGTGCCGGCGACATTAACATGCCCGATGAGGTGGAAAAGGAGGAGAAAATTGAGGATACCAAAAGTAAGTACTATTAGTATTCTAAATATTTCCAGTAATctcttaaatgatttttaggAAAAAGCCTGGCTCTGTTTGAGAAATCCTTTGAGACCAGTCCCCTGAACTTTGAGAAAGGTCAAAAGAACAGCGTTCAGTTTGACGAACCCATTATAAAGGCACTCGTGAAGGAAACAAATGCCAAGATAGTCGAAGCTCCGCCAGAAAAACCCAACTTTTTCCGCACTTTCTCAAGGATCCTTAAGCTGGCTCGACCCGAATGGTGTTACCTTATCTTGGGAACCATAAGCGCCGTAGCTGTGGGCTGTTTGTATCCGGCCTTCTCCATCATCTTTGGTGAATTCTACGCAGCTCTGGCCGAACAGGATCCGAAGGATGCCCTAAGTCGTACGGCTGTGCTTTCCTGGGCCTGCTTGGGCCTGGCCTTCTTGACCGGATTGGTCTGCTTCCTGCAAACCTATTTGTTCAACTACGCAGGCGTTTGGCTGACCACCAGAATGCGAGCCATGACCTTCAATGCGATGGTGAGTCAGGAGGTTGGATGGTTCGACGATGAGAATAACTCGGTGGGCGCCCTATCCGCTCGCTTATCCGGCGAGGCAGTTGGAGTCCAAGGAGCCATCGGATATCCGCTGAGTGGAATGATCCAGGCGCTGTCCAACTTTATATCGAGTGTCAGCGTTGCCATGTACTACAACTGGAAACTGGCCCTGTTGTGCTTGGCAAATTGTCCTATTATAGTGGGTTCCGTCATCCTGGAAGCCAAGTGGGTTGATAATGAGTATGAGTAGCTCTTCTTTTAGTAAAACCCTAAACATTTTCCAGGATGATGTCCACGGCTATAGTGAGGGAAAAGCAGGTGATTGAGGAAGCTTGCCGGATTGCCACCGAATCAATATCCaacatacgcactgttgccggCTTGAGAAGGGAGGCGGATGTTATACGGGAGTACACCGAGGAGATCCAGCGAGTGGAGGTGCTCATCCGCCAAAAGCTGCGATGGCGAGGAGTCCTCAACTCCACCATGCAGGCATCGGCATTCTTTGCCTATGCCGTGGCTCTTTGCTACGGAGGAGTCTTGGTGTCCGAGGGTCAGCTGCCTTTCCAGGATATTATCAAGTAAGGATGGCAAAAAAATACTCCCTTCTTtaagaaacttttaaaatttaaattaactttaattttagggtttcagAAACCTTGCTGTATGGCTCCATGATGCTGGCCCAGTCCCTAGCCTTCACCCCTGCCTTCTCCGCTGCTCTGGTCGCGGGTCATCGCCTCTTTCAGATCCTGGATCGCAAGCCAAAGATTCAATCGCCCATGGGTACTATCAAAAATACTCTTGCCAAGCAGTTAAATCTTTTCGAGGGCGTACGCTATCGCGGTATTGAATTCAAATATCCCACACGACCTGACGCAAAGATTCTCAATGGTTTGGATCTCGAGGTTCTCAAGGGTCAAACGGTGGCCTTGGTGGGTCATTCGGGGTGTGGAAAGTCCACTTGTGTACAGCTGCTGCAGCGCTACTACGATCCCGATGAGGGAAGTATAGTAAGTTATTTATCTGATCTTAAATCTTGAAAAGGTAATCCTATTTTGTGTATTTAACCAGCACATAGATCACGATGACATTCAACATGATCTGACCCTCGAAGGTGTGAGAACCAGACTGGGTATAGTCTCCCAAGAACCCACTCTATTCGAACGATCGATAGCTGAGAATATAGCCTATGGCGACAATCGTCGATCGGTTTCCATGGTGGAGATTATTGCCGCAGCCAAGAGTGCCAATGCTCATAGTTTCATCATTTCCCTGCCCAATGGCTACGATACTCGGATGGGAGCCAGAGGCACTCAATTGTCGGGTGGTCAAAAGCAACGTATCGCCATTGCCCGAGCTCTGGTGAGAAACCCGAAGATCCTGCTCTTGGATGAGGCCACCTCAGCTCTGGACTTGCAAAGCGAACAGTTGGTCCAGCAGGCCTTGGATTCCGCCTGCTCCGGACGAACCTGCATCGTCATAGCCCATCGTCTGTCAACCGTCCAGAATGCAGATGTCATCTGTGTGATCCAAAATGGTCAGGTGGTGGAGCAGGGCAACCACATGCAGCTCATTTCCCAGGGCGGAATCTATGCCAAGCTGCACAAGACCCAAAAGGATCATTGAATataatcaaaaacattttttgcaattttttatcTCACTAAAAAACACTTGtcaccaaaacaaaaataaataaacacaacttTTTATCCATAAATGATGGTTATAATTATTGCTAGAGATAAGTTATCCAAAAGGGATACGTTGGGCAACTCTATTTGctgaatttataattattagagGTATAAGTTGTAAGATCCCACCCACAAAACTTATCTGGCTGATAAGAGAGCAATCTTGGCGGCATGTCTATAACGCCAACCACCCACACGCCAGCTGGTAGTATTCATGGTCAATGACATGCAATCTTGATTTTGCGTATCAGTTAAATGATAACAGATCTCAATTAAACAGGGAAGATCATAAGTTTAACAGTCTGGAATGCAAATTACGTCAAATTTGCGTACTTGGCTGACCTATTTCCGCGATGAAGCGATGGAGCACACCTTGCTGGCTGGGAAGATGGTCAATGATTTTCCACCAGTCATCGTGAGCCTTGAgtaaaatcaattcaattgataTTAATAAAAGACCATAAGGGGTTCTCGGGCGATAGACGATAGAGAACTGTCTATTTGAACTTTAATAGAAACCGAATTTGTTGAAAACTGACGCCATAGCCGCCAGACCCGCCAGTCGCTTTCTGCAGTCCCAACGGAACAGACGCGGAACATTTCGCTCCGGCTAGCCAAGGCatcgaaataaaaagaaaaccgGGCAACAACGATTTTGTGGAACCGCGGAATGCAAAACAATTAAAGCTAAATACGATCCCAGGCAGATCAGCCTCATCGGCAGTGCATCTGGCGTAGCACTACAATCTCCGGAGAGTCGGAGAGGGAGTTAATTACCCAGAGCCAAGAACCCATTCGAGACCATCTTTGTGCAAGTGAACTGCGGGCGTTTCgatttttggtttcgctcggAGCGCGCTTTCTTAACTATTAATTGACCCCGCCGGTCAATGAGTTTGGTGTATAGGCGATAGTTCGCAGTAATGACGATGACGGAGAGCCGCCAAGATGATGTTCCCGAGGATGAGGCTGCGCCGGAGGAACAGAAGAAGGGCAAGTCCAAGGAGAAGGCCCAGCCAATGATTAGCTACACGCAGCTCTTTCGTTACATTGGTGGATGGGACTATGTCCTGCTCCTGTCCGCCTTCGTGGCGGCACTACTCCAATCCCTGGTCTATCCCATTGCCATTGTGGTCTACAGCGAACTGGTGGCCATGTTCATCGACAGAACT
It contains:
- the Mdr65 gene encoding multidrug resistance protein homolog 65; translated protein: MERDEASITTTSEGKSLEEAPTAEGLEPTEPISFLKLFRFSTYGEIAWLFFGFIMCCIKALTLPAVVIIYSEFTSMLVDRAMQFGTSSKVHALPLFGGGKTLTNASREENSEALYDDSISYGILLTIASVVMFISGIFSVDVFNMVALRQVTRMRIKLFTSVMRQDIVWHDLASKQNFTQSMVDDIEKIRDGISEKVGHFVYLIVGFIITVAISFGYGWKLTLAVSSYIPLVILLNYYVAKFQGKLTAREQESYAGAGNLAEEILGAIRTVVSFGGEKSEVQRYENFLVPARKASQWKGAFSGLSDAVLKSMLYLSCAGAFWYGVNLIIDDRYEEDKEYTPAILMIAFFGIIVGADNIARTAPFLESFATARGCATSLFKVIDLTSKIDPLSTDGKLLNYGLRGDVEFQDVFFRYPSRPEIIVHRGLNIKIRAGQTVALVGSSGCGKSTCVQLLQRFYDPVFGSVLLDDLDIRKYNIQWLRSNIAVVGQEPVLFLGTIAQNISYGKPGATQKEIEAAATQAGAHEFITNLPESYRSMIGERGSQLSGGQKQRIAIARALIQNPKILLLDEATSALDYQSEKQVQQALDLASKGRTTIVVSHRLSAIRGADKIVFVHDGKVLEEGSHDDLMALEGAYYNMVRAGDINMPDEVEKEEKIEDTKRKSLALFEKSFETSPLNFEKGQKNSVQFDEPIIKALVKETNAKIVEAPPEKPNFFRTFSRILKLARPEWCYLILGTISAVAVGCLYPAFSIIFGEFYAALAEQDPKDALSRTAVLSWACLGLAFLTGLVCFLQTYLFNYAGVWLTTRMRAMTFNAMVSQEVGWFDDENNSVGALSARLSGEAVGVQGAIGYPLSGMIQALSNFISSVSVAMYYNWKLALLCLANCPIIVGSVILEAKMMSTAIVREKQVIEEACRIATESISNIRTVAGLRREADVIREYTEEIQRVEVLIRQKLRWRGVLNSTMQASAFFAYAVALCYGGVLVSEGQLPFQDIIKVSETLLYGSMMLAQSLAFTPAFSAALVAGHRLFQILDRKPKIQSPMGTIKNTLAKQLNLFEGVRYRGIEFKYPTRPDAKILNGLDLEVLKGQTVALVGHSGCGKSTCVQLLQRYYDPDEGSIHIDHDDIQHDLTLEGVRTRLGIVSQEPTLFERSIAENIAYGDNRRSVSMVEIIAAAKSANAHSFIISLPNGYDTRMGARGTQLSGGQKQRIAIARALVRNPKILLLDEATSALDLQSEQLVQQALDSACSGRTCIVIAHRLSTVQNADVICVIQNGQVVEQGNHMQLISQGGIYAKLHKTQKDH